A window from Hemicordylus capensis ecotype Gifberg chromosome 2, rHemCap1.1.pri, whole genome shotgun sequence encodes these proteins:
- the PRR16 gene encoding protein Largen isoform X2, producing MKVVDQIDTLTSDLQLEDEMTDSSKTDTLNSSSSSTTASSLEKAKVRANAPLIKPPSHPSAILTVLRKPNPPPPPPRLTPVKCEDPHRPVTPANPVKTNGTLLRNGGLPGGPNKIPNGDICCIPNSNLDKVPMQPLMHRSERDRYPQPGTRERVRFNEKVQYHGYCADCDVRYNIKNREVHLHSEAAHMLGKLPHQCPPLPPPPPPPPLPPFPLENGGVGISPSSSFPPLRPATVPPQTAPKPQKTILRKSTTTTV from the coding sequence GTGGTTGACCAGATTGATACCCTGACATCTGACCTCCAGCTGGAAGATGAGATGACTGACAGTTCTAAAACGGACACTTTGAACAGCAGTTCAAGTAGCACAACGGCGTCCAGTTTGGAAAAAGCCAAAGTGCGAGCAAATGCGCCACTCATTAAGCCCCCATCCCATCCATCTGCCATTCTCACAGTGCTAAGGAAGCctaatccaccaccaccacctccacggTTGACTCCTGTGAAGTGTGAAGACCCTCACAGGCCAGTTACTCCTGCCAATCCTGTAAAGACTAATGGGACTCTACTGCGAAATGGAGGTTTACCGGGAGGACCAAATAAAATTCCAAATGGAGATATATGTTGTATACCTAATAGCAACTTGGACAAAGTTCCAATGCAACCTCTGATGCACAGATCTGAAAGAGACAGGTATCCACAGCCTGGAACACGAGAACGGGTACGATTTAATGAAAAGGTGCAGTACCATGGCTATTGTGCCGACTGTGATGTTCGGTATAATATTAAAAACAGGGAGGTTCACTTGCACAGTGAAGCAGCCCACATGCTGGGAAAGCTTCCTCACCAATGTCCtcccttaccaccaccaccaccacctcccccactTCCTCCTTTTCCACTAGAAAATGGAGGAGTGGGAATAAGCCCCAGTAGTAGCTTTCCTCCTCTCAGACCTGCAACTGTGCCTCCACAAACTGCACCAAAACCCCAGAAGACCATCTTGAGGAAATCAACCACTACAACAGTGTGA
- the PRR16 gene encoding protein Largen isoform X3, translating into MTDSSKTDTLNSSSSSTTASSLEKAKVRANAPLIKPPSHPSAILTVLRKPNPPPPPPRLTPVKCEDPHRPVTPANPVKTNGTLLRNGGLPGGPNKIPNGDICCIPNSNLDKVPMQPLMHRSERDRYPQPGTRERVRFNEKVQYHGYCADCDVRYNIKNREVHLHSEAAHMLGKLPHQCPPLPPPPPPPPLPPFPLENGGVGISPSSSFPPLRPATVPPQTAPKPQKTILRKSTTTTV; encoded by the coding sequence ATGACTGACAGTTCTAAAACGGACACTTTGAACAGCAGTTCAAGTAGCACAACGGCGTCCAGTTTGGAAAAAGCCAAAGTGCGAGCAAATGCGCCACTCATTAAGCCCCCATCCCATCCATCTGCCATTCTCACAGTGCTAAGGAAGCctaatccaccaccaccacctccacggTTGACTCCTGTGAAGTGTGAAGACCCTCACAGGCCAGTTACTCCTGCCAATCCTGTAAAGACTAATGGGACTCTACTGCGAAATGGAGGTTTACCGGGAGGACCAAATAAAATTCCAAATGGAGATATATGTTGTATACCTAATAGCAACTTGGACAAAGTTCCAATGCAACCTCTGATGCACAGATCTGAAAGAGACAGGTATCCACAGCCTGGAACACGAGAACGGGTACGATTTAATGAAAAGGTGCAGTACCATGGCTATTGTGCCGACTGTGATGTTCGGTATAATATTAAAAACAGGGAGGTTCACTTGCACAGTGAAGCAGCCCACATGCTGGGAAAGCTTCCTCACCAATGTCCtcccttaccaccaccaccaccacctcccccactTCCTCCTTTTCCACTAGAAAATGGAGGAGTGGGAATAAGCCCCAGTAGTAGCTTTCCTCCTCTCAGACCTGCAACTGTGCCTCCACAAACTGCACCAAAACCCCAGAAGACCATCTTGAGGAAATCAACCACTACAACAGTGTGA